A single window of Nitrospinota bacterium DNA harbors:
- the gatC gene encoding Asp-tRNA(Asn)/Glu-tRNA(Gln) amidotransferase subunit GatC, whose amino-acid sequence MALSKDEVRHVANLARMELAEADEERFGGQLSFILDYIGQLNELDTSKTAPTSHALDITNVFRDDAHGRPFGDGVWDSNAPSADHGHFRVPKVLD is encoded by the coding sequence ATGGCTTTGTCTAAAGACGAGGTGCGCCACGTGGCCAACCTGGCCCGGATGGAGCTTGCCGAGGCGGATGAAGAGAGGTTTGGCGGCCAGTTGTCGTTCATTCTGGACTATATCGGCCAACTTAACGAACTGGACACATCCAAAACCGCGCCCACGTCCCACGCGCTGGACATCACCAACGTGTTCAGGGATGACGCGCACGGCCGCCCCTTCGGCGATGGCGTTTGGGACTCCAACGCCCCGTCCGCCGATCACGGCCATTTCCGCGTCCCCAAAGTGCTGGACTGA
- the gatA gene encoding Asp-tRNA(Asn)/Glu-tRNA(Gln) amidotransferase subunit GatA: MTDICALTLHELSALLEKGEVTSEQATKAYLGRIAAHDKTLNSYVTVDAEGAMKQAAEADARRAKGGRGPLLGVPLGIKDVMATKGLRTTCSSKMLENFIPPYDAFVIKKLKQAGAVILGKTNMDEFAMGSSTENSHFGATKNPWDISKIPGGSSGGSAAAVSADLCAASLGSDTGGSIRQPASLCGIVGLKPTYGRVSRFGLVAFASSLDQIGPMTKDVRDCAMMMNAIAGHDDMDSTSANAPVPDHTAGLDDGVKGLTIGVPKEYFVEGMDPAVEQSVRSAIKALEQAGAAVKEVSLPHTKYGVPAYYVLAPAEASSNLARYDGVKYGYRAESSAGLAGMYKKTRAEGFGPEVKRRIMLGTYALSSGYYDAYYLKAQKVRTLIKDDFMNAFREVSVIVAPTAPTAAFGIGEKADDPLQMYLSDIFTINCNLAGIPGISVPCGFTPAGLPVGLQVFGGFFAEPLLLRVARAVEKLSGAAGKKPSL, encoded by the coding sequence ATGACAGACATCTGCGCCCTTACGCTTCACGAGCTTTCCGCCTTGCTGGAAAAAGGCGAGGTCACAAGCGAGCAGGCGACAAAAGCTTACCTGGGCCGGATAGCCGCCCATGATAAAACGCTCAACTCATACGTCACGGTGGACGCCGAGGGAGCCATGAAGCAGGCCGCCGAAGCGGATGCGCGGCGGGCCAAGGGCGGACGCGGGCCGTTGCTTGGCGTTCCGCTGGGCATCAAGGACGTGATGGCGACCAAAGGGCTTCGCACCACCTGCTCGTCAAAAATGCTGGAGAACTTCATCCCGCCATACGACGCGTTCGTGATAAAAAAACTAAAGCAGGCCGGCGCGGTGATATTGGGCAAGACGAACATGGACGAGTTTGCCATGGGATCGTCCACGGAGAACAGCCATTTTGGCGCGACGAAGAACCCGTGGGACATTTCCAAAATACCGGGCGGCTCGTCCGGGGGATCGGCGGCGGCGGTGTCGGCCGATCTTTGCGCCGCCTCGCTCGGGTCGGACACGGGGGGCTCCATCCGCCAGCCGGCGTCGCTTTGCGGGATAGTGGGCCTTAAGCCGACCTATGGAAGGGTCTCGCGGTTCGGGCTGGTGGCCTTCGCCTCGTCGCTCGACCAGATAGGGCCGATGACAAAGGACGTGCGCGACTGCGCGATGATGATGAACGCAATCGCCGGGCACGACGATATGGACTCCACCAGCGCCAACGCCCCCGTTCCGGATCACACCGCGGGGCTCGATGACGGCGTAAAGGGGCTCACCATCGGGGTGCCGAAGGAATATTTCGTCGAAGGCATGGATCCCGCCGTGGAACAATCGGTCCGCTCCGCCATAAAGGCGTTGGAGCAGGCGGGGGCGGCCGTTAAAGAAGTGTCCCTCCCCCACACCAAGTACGGCGTGCCCGCATACTATGTGCTGGCTCCGGCGGAAGCGTCGTCCAACCTTGCCCGTTACGACGGGGTGAAATACGGTTACAGGGCGGAAAGTTCCGCGGGCCTTGCCGGCATGTACAAGAAAACGCGGGCGGAAGGATTTGGCCCGGAGGTCAAGCGGCGCATCATGTTGGGGACATATGCCCTTTCGTCCGGCTATTACGACGCGTATTATCTGAAGGCCCAAAAAGTCCGCACACTGATCAAGGACGATTTTATGAACGCATTCAGGGAAGTGTCTGTGATAGTGGCGCCCACCGCCCCAACGGCGGCCTTTGGAATAGGGGAGAAGGCGGACGATCCACTCCAGATGTACCTTTCCGACATTTTTACCATCAACTGCAACCTGGCCGGCATTCCGGGGATATCCGTCCCGTGCGGATTTACCCCCGCCGGGCTGCCTGTGGGCCTGCAGGTATTCGGCGGATTTTTCGCCGAGCCGCTGCTCCTGCGCGTGGCGCGGGCGGTGGAAAAGCTCTCCGGCGCCGCAGGAAAGAAACCTTCCCTATAA